From the Primulina tabacum isolate GXHZ01 chromosome 15, ASM2559414v2, whole genome shotgun sequence genome, one window contains:
- the LOC142526915 gene encoding exopolygalacturonase-like, with protein sequence MNPRLALGITFLSIFSVLVACSSHKTKVFNVKKYGAVGNNKTENSKAFMKAWADSCKWRGKSSVFIPKGTYHLESIVLKGPCNGRKEFVIKGMLRSPNQPSSFFIGHWITFQNINNLRIHGGGTLDGQGASAWPYNKCKTGSCKPLPVSLRLDFVNDSEISDIKSLNSKNFHFNLFACNRVKIRRVTLSAPADSPNTDGIHVSSSGNINIDKTVISTGDDCVSIGPGNRDIHITNTFCGPGHGISVGSMGKSGTKEDVTSISVVNCTFRGTLNGVQIKTWPEPKAAGGYATNFTYDNILMENVDNPIFINQQYCPFNLCNPQGSSKIQISNIIFRNIWGTSTTKDAVKLKCSKSNPCHNIALENINLIGPGGVASSSCSNVHGRSRGRQKPPSCLS encoded by the exons ATGAATCCAAGATTAGCCCTTGGGATAACATTTCTTTCCATATTTTCCGTGTTGGTTGCATGTTCGAGCCACAAAACAAAAGTATTCAACGTCAAGAAATATGGAGCTGTTGGGAACAACAAGACAGAGAATTCTAAG GCATTTATGAAAGCTTGGGCTGACTCATGTAAATGGAGAGGCAAGAGCAGTGTTTTCATTCCAAAGGGAACTTATCATTTGGAATCAATCGTTTTGAAAGGACCTTGCAATGGTAGAAAAGAGTTTGTGATAAAAGGAATGCTAAGGTCTCCTAATCAGCCGAGTTCCTTCTTCATCGGCCATTGGATCACATTTCAGAATATCAATAATCTGAGGATCCACGGTGGGGGTACGTTGGACGGCCAAGGAGCCTCGGCTTGGCCGTATAATAAATGTAAAACCGGTTCTTGCAAGCCTCTTCCTGTT TCACTGCGGCTGGATTTCGTGAACGACTCGGAGATATCCGACATAAAGTCACTAAACAGCAAGAACTTCCATTTCAACCTCTTCGCATGCAACCGAGTCAAAATCCGCCGCGTCACTTTATCAGCTCCAGCGGACAGCCCCAACACCGACGGTATCCATGTCAGCAGCTCGGGTAACATCAATATTGACAAGACAGTCATCTCCACAGGAGACGACTGTGTGTCCATCGGCCCAGGCAATCGGGACATTCACATCACCAACACATTTTGTGGGCCTGGTCACGGGATCAGTGTGGGTAGCATGGGAAAATCTGGCACCAAAGAAGACGTTACAAGCATCAGCGTCGTTAACTGCACGTTCAGAGGGACTCTTAATGGAGTTCAGATCAAGACTTGGCCAGAACCAAAGGCTGCAGGCGGGTACGCTACGAACTTCACATACGATAACATCTTGATGGAGAACGTGGACAACCCCATATTCATTAATCAGCAGTATTGCCCATTCAACCTGTGCAATCCTCAG GGATCATCAAAGATTCAGATAAGCAACATTATATTCAGGAACATATGGGGGACATCAACCACCAAGGATGCAGTAAAACTGAAATGCAGTAAAAGCAATCCATGTCACAATATTGCGTTAGAGAACATAAACTTAATTGGTCCAGGCGGAGTTGCATCTTCCTCCTGCTCGAATGTCCACGGCAGGTCTCGCGGCAGACAGAAGCCACCTTCTTGCCTTTCATGA
- the LOC142526916 gene encoding polyadenylate-binding protein-interacting protein 9-like isoform X1, which produces MAAGAEVIGDATIKEMETPVAVLDPPKSTDASTEKSVENNVHSNSKECAEPEVNGDFKDSDLNSNGDSKSEMKVKEIVDMLKKLKLNPLAKEFFPSSYHHGQMGIINFASDDKNLGNDGLPNNQRRRNNYSQNQRRINGRSFRAQREDSIRRTVYVSDIDHNVTEEQLAALFSGFGQVLDCRVCGDPHSRLRFAFVEFADDYSARAALSLCGTHLGFSPVTVLPSKTAILPVNPTFLPRSEVEREMCARTVYCTNIDKKVSQIDVKVFFETRCGEVSRLRLLGDHMHSTRIAFVEFSMAESAILALDCCGEIVGSQRIRVSPSKTPVRPRIPRPGV; this is translated from the exons ATGGCTGCTGGTGCAGAAGTGATTGGTGACGCAACAATTAAGGAAATGGAGACCCCTGTTGCTGTTCTTGATCCACCAAAATCGACCGACGCTTCCACTGAAAAATCCGTTGAAAATAACGTTCATTCCAATTCTAAGGAGTGTGCGGAACCTGAGGTAAATGGTGATTTTAAGGATTCTGATTTGAACTCCAATGGggattcaaaatcagaaatGAAAGTGAAGGAAATTGTTGATATGCTGAAGAAACTGAAGCTGAATCCCCTAGCCAAGGAGTTCTTTCCTTCCTCTTATCATCATGGCCAAATGGGGATAATCAATTTTGCTTCTGATGATAAGAATTTGGGAAACGATGGTCTCCCAAATAATCAAAGG AGAAGAAATAACTACAGCCAGAATCAGAGGAGAATAAATGGAAGATCTTTTAGAGCTCAAAGAGAAGATAGTATTAGGCGAACAGTCTATGTGTCTGACATTGACCACAAT GTCACCGAAGAGCAGCTTGCTGCATTGTTCAGTGGCTTTGGACAA GTTCTGGACTGTCGAGTTTGTGGTGACCCACACTCTCGCCTTCGCTTTGCCTTTGTAGAATTTGCTGATGACT ATTCTGCGAGAGCTGCTCTTAGCCTTTGTGGGACACATTTAGGTTTCTCTCCTGTGACAGTCCTGCCTTCAAAAACGGCCATCCTACCAGTTAACCCTACCTTTCTTCCCAGG TCGGAGGTTGAACGTGAAATGTGTGCCAGGACCGTATACTGTACAAATATCGATAAGAAG GTTTCTCAAATTGATGTCAAGGTATTCTTCGAAACAAGATGCGGAGAG GTTTCTCGTCTGAGGCTCTTGGGGGATCACATGCACTCAACACGCATCGCTTTTGTTGAATTTTCCATG GCTGAGAGTGCAATACTGGCCCTCGACTGTTGTGGTGAAATTGTGGGATCCCAACGCATCAG GGTGAGTCCTTCAAAGACACCGGTAAGGCCTCGGATTCCTCGTCCTGGAGTATAG
- the LOC142526916 gene encoding polyadenylate-binding protein-interacting protein 9-like isoform X2 has translation METPVAVLDPPKSTDASTEKSVENNVHSNSKECAEPEVNGDFKDSDLNSNGDSKSEMKVKEIVDMLKKLKLNPLAKEFFPSSYHHGQMGIINFASDDKNLGNDGLPNNQRRRNNYSQNQRRINGRSFRAQREDSIRRTVYVSDIDHNVTEEQLAALFSGFGQVLDCRVCGDPHSRLRFAFVEFADDYSARAALSLCGTHLGFSPVTVLPSKTAILPVNPTFLPRSEVEREMCARTVYCTNIDKKVSQIDVKVFFETRCGEVSRLRLLGDHMHSTRIAFVEFSMAESAILALDCCGEIVGSQRIRVSPSKTPVRPRIPRPGV, from the exons ATGGAGACCCCTGTTGCTGTTCTTGATCCACCAAAATCGACCGACGCTTCCACTGAAAAATCCGTTGAAAATAACGTTCATTCCAATTCTAAGGAGTGTGCGGAACCTGAGGTAAATGGTGATTTTAAGGATTCTGATTTGAACTCCAATGGggattcaaaatcagaaatGAAAGTGAAGGAAATTGTTGATATGCTGAAGAAACTGAAGCTGAATCCCCTAGCCAAGGAGTTCTTTCCTTCCTCTTATCATCATGGCCAAATGGGGATAATCAATTTTGCTTCTGATGATAAGAATTTGGGAAACGATGGTCTCCCAAATAATCAAAGG AGAAGAAATAACTACAGCCAGAATCAGAGGAGAATAAATGGAAGATCTTTTAGAGCTCAAAGAGAAGATAGTATTAGGCGAACAGTCTATGTGTCTGACATTGACCACAAT GTCACCGAAGAGCAGCTTGCTGCATTGTTCAGTGGCTTTGGACAA GTTCTGGACTGTCGAGTTTGTGGTGACCCACACTCTCGCCTTCGCTTTGCCTTTGTAGAATTTGCTGATGACT ATTCTGCGAGAGCTGCTCTTAGCCTTTGTGGGACACATTTAGGTTTCTCTCCTGTGACAGTCCTGCCTTCAAAAACGGCCATCCTACCAGTTAACCCTACCTTTCTTCCCAGG TCGGAGGTTGAACGTGAAATGTGTGCCAGGACCGTATACTGTACAAATATCGATAAGAAG GTTTCTCAAATTGATGTCAAGGTATTCTTCGAAACAAGATGCGGAGAG GTTTCTCGTCTGAGGCTCTTGGGGGATCACATGCACTCAACACGCATCGCTTTTGTTGAATTTTCCATG GCTGAGAGTGCAATACTGGCCCTCGACTGTTGTGGTGAAATTGTGGGATCCCAACGCATCAG GGTGAGTCCTTCAAAGACACCGGTAAGGCCTCGGATTCCTCGTCCTGGAGTATAG
- the LOC142526323 gene encoding LOW QUALITY PROTEIN: ethylene receptor 1-like (The sequence of the model RefSeq protein was modified relative to this genomic sequence to represent the inferred CDS: deleted 1 base in 1 codon), with the protein MDCCMEPQWPADELLMKYQYISDFFIALAYFSIPLELIYFVKKSAVFPYRWVLVQFGAFIVLCGATHLINLWTFTMHTRTVAIVMTAAKVLTAAVSCATALMLVHIIPDLLSVKTRELFLKNKAAELDREMGLIRSQEETGRHVRMLTHEIRSTLDRHTILKTTFVELGRTLALEECALWMPTRTGLELQLSYTLHHQNPVGFTVPIQHPVINQVFNANRAIKISPNSPVARFRRAGKHMPGEVVAVRVPLLHLSNFQIHDWPELSTKRYALMVLMLPSDSARQWRVHELELVEVVADQVAVALSHAAILEESMRARDLLMEQNVALDLARREAETAVRARNDFLAVMNHEMRTPMHAIIALSSLLQETELTPEHRLMVETILKSSNLLATLINDVLDLSRLEDGSLQLEIGKFNLHALFREALNLIKPIAYVKKLYVTLSLSSDLPEFAAGDEKRLMQVLLNVVGNAVKFSKEGGVSISAFLAKSDALRDPRAPEFFPVPSDNHFYLRVQVKDTGLGISPQDVPKVFRKFVQSQPLAAKNSDGSGLGLAISKRFVNLMEGHIWIESEGIGKGSTAIFIVKLGIPGRSNEIKYSFVPKSPENYVKQIFSGLKVVVMDENSVGRMVTKGLLTHLGCDVLAVGSGDECVKAVTYEHKVVFLDISIPGADHFEVAKRIREKFPKRHERHLIIALTGNTDKLTKENCLRVGMDGVVLKPVSVDKMRTVLSDLLEHGFLCESQ; encoded by the exons ATGGATTGTTGCATGGAGCCGCAATGGCCGGCTGATGAATTGTTGATGAAGTACCAGTATATTTCGGATTTCTTCATTGCATTGGCTTATTTCTCGATTCCTTTGGAGTTGATCTactttgttaaaaaatctgctgTATTTCCGTATAGATGGGTGCTTGTGCAGTTTGGTGCATTCATTGTTCTTTGTGGGGCTACACACTTGATTAATTTATGGACATTTACCATGCATACAAGAACCGTGGCAATTGTCATGACCGCCGCAAAAGTTTTGACTGCTGCTGTGTCCTGCGCAACTGCTCTTATGCTAGTTCATATCATCCCTGATTTATTGAGTGTTAAAACAAGGGAgttgtttttgaaaaataaagccGCAGAGCTCGATAGAGAAATGGGATTGATTCGTTCACAGGAAGAAACTGGTAGGCATGTTAGAATGCTAACTCATGAAATTAGAAGCACTCTTGACAGGCATACCATTCTAAAAACTACATTTGTTGAGCTGGGAAGAACATTGGCTTTAGAAGAGTGTGCATTGTGGATGCCAACCCGTACAGGATTAGAGCTCCAACTTTCATACACTCTTCATCACCAAAACCCAGTTGGGTTTACTGTGCCTATACAGCATCCCGTGATCAATCAAGTTTTCAATGCTAATCGAGCCATAAAAATCTCTCCAAATTCTCCAGTTGCCAGGTTCCGACGTGCAGGAAAACACATGCCTGGAGAAGTGGTTGCCGTGCGGGTTCCCCTCCTACATCTTTCCAATTTCCAGATTCATGATTGGCCTGAGCTCTCAACTAAACGGTATGCGTTAATGGTTTTAATGCTTCCTTCGGATAGTGCAAGGCAATGGCGTGTCCATGAGTTGGAGCTTGTTGAAGTGGTGGCTGACCAG GTTGCTGTTGCTCTATCACATGCTGCAATTTTGGAGGAGTCAATGAGGGCTAGGGATCTACTTATGGAACAGAATGTTGCTCTTGATCTTGCGAGAAGAGAAGCAGAGACGGCTGTCCGTGCTCGTAATGATTTTTTGGCTGTCATGAATCATGAAATGAGaactcccatgcatgcaataatAGCTCTCTCAAGCTTACTACAAGAGACC GAGCTGACACCGGAGCATCGTCTGATGGTTGAAACAATACTCAAGAGCAGCAACCTTTTGGCAACACTTATAAATGATGTCTTGGATCTTTCAAGGCTTGAAGATGGTAGCCTTCAACTCGAGATAGGAAAATTTAACCTTCATGCACTCTTCAGAGAG GCCCTTAACCTGATAAAGCCTATAGCATACGTGAAAAAGTTATATGTTACATTGAGTTTGTCTTCGGATTTGCCTGAGTTTGCTGCTGGTGATGAAAAGCGGCTAATGCAAGTACTTTTAAATGTTGTTGGGAATGCTGTGAAGTTCTCAAAAGAGGGTGGTGTTTCGATTTCTGCCTTTCTTGCAAAATCAGATGCTTTGAGAGATCCTCGAGCCCCAGAGTTTTTCCCTGTACCGAGTGATAATCACTTCTATTTACGTGTGCAG GTAAAAGATACTGGTTTGGGAATCAGCCCACAAGATGTTCCCAAGGTATTCAGGAAATTTGTGCAGAGCCAACCTTTAGCTGCCAAAAATTCTGATGGCAGTGGACTTGGTCTGGCAATTAGTAAGAG gtTTGTTAATCTCATGGAAGGGCATATTTGGATTGAAAGTGAAGGTATTGGGAAAGGTTCTACTGCTATCTTCATTGTTAAACTTGGGATTCCTGGACGCTCAAATGAGATCAAGTACTCGTTTGTACCTAAAAGTCCAGAAAATTATGTTAAACAAATTTTTTCTGGGCTCAAAGTAGTTGTGATGGATGAGAACAG TGTTGGCCGTATGGTAACAAAGGGGCTCCTTACGCACCTTGGGTGTGATGTATTGGCTGTTGGTTCGGGAGATGAGTGTGTCAAAGCCGTTACTTATGAACACAAGGTGGTGTTCCTCGACATAAGCATTCCAGGTGCTGATCATTTTGAAGTTGCTAAAAGGATTCGTGAAAAATTCCCAAAACGTCATGAGAGACATTTGATTATAGCACTCACAGGAAACACCGATAAGTTGACAAAAGAGAACTGCTTAAGGGTTGGTATGGATGGAGTCGTGTTAAAGCCTGTTTCTGTAGATAAAATGAGAACCGTCTTATCCGATCTCCTGGAGCATGGATTTTTGTGTGAATCTCAGTAA